The following nucleotide sequence is from Aedes aegypti strain LVP_AGWG chromosome 3, AaegL5.0 Primary Assembly, whole genome shotgun sequence.
TATATTATACTAGTGGTTCTGCCAAACTTTGTctagccatcaagtaggctgttggaaaatgtCATGAAaccttccatacaaaatgacatattagtactccctcgatttaccaaattttccgaaaacttccctaaactttttcgtcacacgaacacgtcggaacccttcaagcAGACAACAGTGAAAAAATAGTGAAAATCGGTtatcccgttctcaagccattccgtgacatacaaacaccactccatttttatttatatagaagaagatatgccatataattttcacaaCAAAAAAACCTTGAAATTGCTCTCTCCTCACGTTATTGAGGATCaatagtttaagatcatcgtctataatcacggattcgtgTGACTTGAAGTTtgtgaaaacgaaaaaaatgatgatttatgCACAACAAAATCGATGTTTCAGCATGTGATAAAATTACACACAAATGTGTTGGTCAAGAAGAGCCCGACTTTTTTGAAGAGAGTGTGGTGCCTTAGAATAAACACATTTGTAGCTAAGCGGACGGatctggtgtaggggttagaacacacacctctcacgttgaggacctgggattgaatcccatccccgagatagtcacttatgacgaaaCGTTACAGTGACGACtgccttcggaagggaagtaaagccgttggtcccgagatgaactagcccaaggttaaaaatctcgttaataaagacagaaagaaaaaaacatttgtagCTGAATACTGCATAGTTATACACTCACCTTGTACACGTCGAAGTTTTCCACGATGGAATCGAAACAGGTGTAGAGATCGTTGAGCAGGTCTACCACCTGCATCGGGGTGCTTTGAGCGGAAATGGACGTAAAACCAACAATATCACTAAAATAAATAGTTACTTGATCATAGGTTTCGGCTATCACAGATTTGCCCATTATCAGCTGCGCTGCCACGGACCTGTAGAGGGGAGGGAATATTAGGGTTTTCGAAGATTCTATCAGGACAAGGCATCAATACTGCAAGTTTAGTTGAAATTGCTTCATCTTTACTCACCTCGGCAGCAGCTGGTACAGAAGCTCTTCACATTTGCGCTTCTCTTCGAAGTAGTCTTGTGTGCGCTCCTCCACTAGTGCCTCCAGGTTATTGGCATACTGCTCCATACGTTGTAATAAATTATCTAATATATTACCAGATTCGTTTTCTCTGGAGCAGGGCAACGATAAAATGGGGAGAATAGAATTCAATTATTAATACACATCGGTAGCAGGTTTATTCAGCCTTTGATCTTTAAGCAAGCGAGAGCAACTTACTTGTTGATTTTCCTAATAATTGTTTTCAGCACGGTAAAGTCTAGCCGTTCCATCGGGTCTTCGGACCAGCATTTAACCATTATGTTGTTAACGTCCTCATAATACATCTCGTCTACTTTAGGTCTGAAGGGGGGATTGTAACCGTCAGGTCCATTTATGACTAGTTTTATAATTTCTGGAATGGGAGGATGggttttaaattgaatatttattattttgaatcaatttttttttacttttttcatttgaatgctTTACTTTATGAGAGGAGAAGTGAAGTGCATGAATATCTCATGAAGTatgataaatttttatttctaccGAAGGTTCAAGTATCATccagacctgggagggaggcacagatactacacacaaaatataaaacaaaacttttccaaattgcaagataactcccgctcaccaacagcgatcaaggcaggcttgggaaatatcgcttgttttcttttgttgtgtaccttcgatcatTCTGGAAAAACGTgggaaaagggccatagttttatgtgcattcaattttaaatttaattggaaaagagtaaaaagatgcgtgtttcaatgctttatattcgatcaaattaaaaggtacaatcgtgacattgcttttgggtgtgcaggattcgattttcaaccgattgttgtcaactttgttgaaatgcaaaaatatgttttgatcatgcttttatcatgtttgtccattctttaagatctgggctcacagtgacagatcgtgacagcagaatctcggctcaccttgacatacacaaattttgtatcggtttctccctcccagatccAGACCTtggttttttgtttttgctCGATTTTGATCCTAGTAGCACGCTTTTTGTGGTTCAATCATCAATTTGGAAAAGATTGTCAAAATTCACAGTGTAATGTTGTGTGCTTAGAAAATTCAAGAAATGCCGCGCGATGACGGGGCGGAGGAGAGTCGAAAGAAAACGATCCTGTACAAGGACGACGTAAACCTGCCGAATGATAGGCGGCCAAAGCGCGTCATAATATCTAAATCTCGTTACAAACTGTATGAACCACCGCAGAGATCAAATTTCTCGGTGTGCTTGGATAACATCAAACGGGAACGACAATCAATTAGCGCAGTAGCAAATCAACCGACGACTAGTGGTAGAACACCATTCCGGAAACCGGAACGTGGCTCTGATGAGTTCCCTCAACCGGGACCTAGCATGTTCACTTCTTTCGCCCGCCCTCAAAGCTCTATGGTTCTGACCGAGAGAAGGAAGCTCTACTTCAAAGATGCGCTGGTTGAATATAAGCGAAGACGTTCGACCGCTCCCAGACGTATCAAAATTATTAAAGTTTATGGTAAGGTGACATATCCAGCAATGTCAAAGAGGCTAATCCCTTAATTTATACAGCTCCCCTAAACTGGGAAGAAGCATTTGAAGAATCGGTAAAGAAACATACACCCTCCATAAGCATCGAAAATCCTTGGCGGCAACCACGGCTGCAATGGCTGCAAGATTTGGAAAGTGAACCCCTCAAGCTGCCGAGGGATCATGATGAACCTGAAACTCCATGCTGTCCACTCTTGATGTTCACGTTTCGTAAGCGTAAGAGTAATTGATTTGCTAAAACAAAAACCTACCTTTTGGGGATTTCTCATCGTCTCCGGTGTAGAACGGCCCCTGTCTTGATACGATCTCGTGAACGATGATGCCAAACGAGTAGACGTCACCCTTCTGCGTTCCCGCCGGGTCACGGTGAGGATCCCTGAGAAGCTCCGGAGCGGTCCAAAGCAGTTCTGGGTGAATAAAGTGAACGCAAATGGTGAAAGAGGAGatttaatcaaatatattttccatTGGATTAGAAAAATCGTACACTGAGAAGCCTACACTTAcgtaacttcttcttctttatgaaCTCTTTGGAGGTTAGGTATTCGGGTGTATAAAGATAACCAGTAATCATTAGAAGCTTTATCAACGAAATTTCTACTCACGCTAGATCAACTAACTGTCATTAGTTGTGGTTTGGGTTCAACCTCATTCTAAGGTTACCCAAGTacgtacagtatggcccataaaaaaatacgaaaatcgtcatatcatgttttatagtagtttttacatggaaaatgtgaatggaccataaatattattcattacttatattgtttaatctatttagactcagttttttgctttggacatgatttttatctgttactttcaccttaccagagagcaATTGGAAACATCcctttaaattttatcatgcggacgtcaagttcaatatctgtgtgttgaaagcttctaaaacatcaacgatggcgtgagattcttcacaggccttgtccccagcatacgcccatatcaaatgatagaattggttcatacctgggtcattagacttaaacatattttcgaaaaaacggctcattttggaaagCTTTGGTTGAACCCTcgtataagtgtgataagcggctccgttttgttcaaaatctatgagctagtattgatataagttgtccctaaccgaaggaacaaatttcatcctaaaa
It contains:
- the LOC110678019 gene encoding uncharacterized protein LOC110678019, which produces MPRDDGAEESRKKTILYKDDVNLPNDRRPKRVIISKSRYKLYEPPQRSNFSVCLDNIKRERQSISAVANQPTTSGRTPFRKPERGSDEFPQPGPSMFTSFARPQSSMVLTERRKLYFKDALVEYKRRRSTAPRRIKIIKVYAPLNWEEAFEESVKKHTPSISIENPWRQPRLQWLQDLESEPLKLPRDHDEPETPCCPLLMFTFRKRKSN